One Pseudomonas sp. MM213 genomic window, GAAACCGTCGTACAAGGCGCGGTGAACCCGGATGAGTTCTACGTCCACAAAGGCACGCTGGCCGCCGGTCGTCCGGCCATCCTGCGTCGCAACCTGGGCAGCAAAGCCATCAAGATGATCTACGGCGAAGTCGCCACGGCCGGCAAGTCGGTCAAGACCATCGACGTCGACAAGGCCGATCGCGCACGTTTCTGCCTGAGCGACGCCGAAGTCAGCGAACTGGCCAAACAAGCGATGATCATCGAGAAGCACTACCAGTGCCCGATGGACATCGAATGGGCCAAAGACGGCGACGACGGCAAGCTCTACATCGTTCAGGCCCGTCCTGAAACCGTGAAGAGCCGCACCCAGGCCAACGTCATGGAACGTTACCTGTTGAAAGAAACCGGCACCGTGCTGGTTGAAGGTCGCGCCATCGGCCAGCGCATCGGTGCCGGCAAAGTGCGGATCATCAAGGACGTGTCCGAGATGGACAAAGTCCAGCCAGGCGACGTGCTGGTTTCCGACATGACCGACCCGGACTGGGAACCGGTCATGAAGCGCGCCAGCGCCATCGTCACCAACCGTGGCGGTCGTACCTGCCACGCGGCGATCATCGCTCGCGAACTGGGCATTCCGGCCGTGGTCGGTTGCGGCAACGCCACCCAACTGCTGAAAGACGGCCAGGGCGTGACCGTTTCCTGCGCGGAAGGCGACACCGGTTACATCTTCGAAGGTGAGCTGGGCTTCGACATCAAGAAGAACTCCGTGGATGCCATGCCGGATCTGCCGTTCAAGATCATGATGAACGTCGGCAACCCGGATCGCGCCTTCGACTTCGCGCAACTGCCGAACGCCGGTGTGGGCCTGGCCCGTCTGGAATTCATCATCAACCGCATGATCGGTGTGCACCCTAAAGCGCTGCTGAACTACGACGGCCTGCCGCAGGAAATCAAGGACAGCGTCGACAAGCGCATCGCCGGTTACAACGATCCGGTCGGCTTCTACGTCGAGAAACTGGTCGAAGGCATCAGCACACTGGCGGCTGCGTTTTATCCGAAAAAGGTCATCGTGCGTCTGTCGGACTTCAAGTCCAACGAATACGCGAACCTGATCGGCGGCAAGCTTTACGAGCCGGAAGAAGAAAACCCGATGCTGGGCTTCCGTGGCGCCTCGCGTTACATCAGCGAATCGTTCCGTGACTGCTTCGAGCTCGAGTGCCGCGCCCTCAAGCGTGTGCGCAACGAGATGGGCCTGACCAACGTTGAAATCATGGTGCCGTTCGTCCGTACCCTGGGCGAAGCGAGCCAGGTCGTCGACCTGCTGGCCGAAAACGGTCTGGCCCGTGGCGACAACGGTCTGCGCGTGATCATGATGTGCGAACTGCCGTCCAACGCGATTCTGGCGGAAGAATTCCTTGAGTTCTTCGACGGTTTCTCCATCGGCTCCAACGACCTGACTCAGCTGACGCTGGGCCTGGACCGTGACTCCGGGATCATCGCTCACCTGTTCGACGAGCGTAACCCTGCGGTCAAGAAGCTGCTGGCGAACGCCATTGCTGCGTGCAACAAGGCGGGCAAGTACATCGGTATCTGCGGTCAGGGGCCTTCGGACCACCCTGATCTGGCCAAGTGGCTGATGGAGCAGGGCATCGAAAGCGTTTCGTTGAACCCCGATTCCGTACTGGAAACCTGGTTCTTCCTGGCTGAAGGTCAAGCTTCGGCTTGATGGTGTGGGAACGGCTCGCTCACTGTAGGAGCAAGGCTTGCCCGCGATGGCGTCTTCAAAATCGCCATCGCCAGCAAGCTGTGCTCCTACAGGGGGCGGCCGTTTTAAGAGATTGAAGTAGGGCGGGCTCCTCTGGATGCCGCCCTTTTTTGTGCAAGAGACTATGCAAAGCAGCAGCAACCTATTTCCTGTCGCCCTGATCAGCGCCGAGCGGCGCGGTGATCTGAGCGAAGACGTCTATCGTTTGAAACCCGGCAACAGCCCTGACGGCACCGTGGAACTGGCCGTGACCCGTCTGGGCATGGCAGACGCACCCGCGCACGGTGGTGTGCCGGTGATTCTGTTGCACGGCAGCTTTTCCAATCGGCGCTTCTGGTTCTCCCCAAAAGGCCTGGGGTTGGGCGCTTATCTGGCGCGTCTGGGATTTGATGTGTGGATCGCGGAAATGCGCGGTCATGGCCTGTCCCAGCGCAACCAGAATTATCGCAAGAACCGCGTCGCCGACTACGCTCGTTACGATCTGCCGGCCATTGGCGCGTTCGTGCGCGAGCAGAGCGGCCAGGTTCCGCACTGGATCGGTCACTCGCTGGGTGGCATTACCCTGGCGGCAGCCTTGGGTGGCGGGTACATCGGGGAACCGGTCGTCGCGTCTGCGGCATTCTTCGGTACGCAAGTCAGCCGCACCTATTGGCCGTTGAAAATTCCGCCGGTGGAGTGGAGCGGGCGCTTCATTCTCAAGCGTTTCGCCCAATTGTCCGGTTCACGGCTCAAGCGCGGCCCGGAGGACGAGCCGATTGGCCTGGCCCTGGAAAGCATGCGTTGGTATGGCCTGTTCGGGCGTTTTGGCGATGCCGACAAGGATTGGTGGGCCGGATTGGCTGACGTTCAGAGCCCTGTGTTGGCCGTGAGTGCCGTCAGCGATCATCAGGATCCAGCGTGGGCGTGCCGCAAGTTGTTTGATCAGATCGGTTCCGAGCACAAACAATTCATCAACCTTGGCCGCGAGCAGGGCTTTGGCGACAATTTCGGTCACGTGGAAATGTTGGTCAGCAAAGCGGCTCAAGCCGAAGTCTGGCCGTTGGTGGCGCGTTGGCTGTCGGACCAGCACACGCCTTTGCTCGGTGAAAAAGCGGATTTGGCCTCGGCAGTCTGAGCCCGATGCTCTATCAAGGGCATTCCGCTCTGATCGGCTTGCGGCTAAGATATGACGCATTGAGCTTTTCTGGTCACTTTGCGACATCCTCGATTGTCTTCCTCTTTACAGGAGTTTCTCGATGAACCATTACCTCACGCCTGACCTGTGCGACGCCTATCCGGAACTGGTACAGGTGCTGGAACCGATGTTCAGCAATTTCGGCGGCCGTGATTCCTTCGGCGGCGAAATCGTGACCATCAAGTGCTTCGAAGACAACTCGCTGGTCAAGGAGCAAGCCGAACTCAAGGGTAATGGCAAGGTGTTGGTGGTCGATGGTGGCGGTTCCCTGCGTCGTGCGCTGCTGGGCGACATGATCGCCGAGAAAGCCGCTAAAAACGGTTGGGAAGGGATGGTGATCTACGGGTGCATCCGCGACGTCGATGTCATCGCGCAGACTGATCTGGGCGTTCAGGCCCTGGCCAGTCACCCGATGAAAACCGACAAGCGTGGCATTGGCGATCTCAACGTTGTGGTGACGTTTGCCGGTGTGACGTTCCGTCCAGGCGAATACATTTATGCGGACAATAATGGCGTGATCATCTCGCCAAGCCCGCTGAAGATGCCTGAATAAGCGTTGCGCCAACCGAAGGGGTGAGGATGTTCGAGGAAGAAAACGCGCAGTGGGGGCTGGTGCATGCCCTGGTGCTGGACGGTAAAGGCGGTGCGCGTTCGATAGCCCGGACTGAACTCGATGACTTGCAGCTTCAGGCCCATGAAAGCCTGTGGCTGCACTGGGATCGCAGTCACCCGCAAACCCAGACCTGGCTGCGCAAATCCAGCGGTCTGAGCGAATTCAGCTGTGATCTGCTGCTGGAAGAGAACACCCGTCCGCGTCTCTTACAGCTTTCCGACAGCGAACTGCTGCTATTTTTGCGTGGGGTCAACCTCAACCCCGGGGCCGAGCCGGAAGACATGGTCTCGGTGCGGATCTTCGCCTCGGCACAGCGGGTTATTTCCCTGCGCCTGCGTCCATTGCGCGCCACCGACGAGTTGCTGGTGCAGCTCGCGGAAGGCAAGGGGCCGAAGACTGCCTCCGAACTCATCCTTTATATGGCCCAGTACCTCACCAACAAAGTGCAGGATCTGGTCAGTTGCCTCTCGGAAGTGGTCGATGAGGAAGAAGAAAAACTGGATGCCGACGAACGGTATTCGCCCGAGCATGACTCCATTTTGCAGATCCGTCGCAGGGCTGCTGCGCTGAAACGTTTCCTGGCACCGCAGCGGGATATTTTCGGACAACTGACCCGGATAAAACTGCCCTGGTTTGTCGAAGATGACGGCGACTACTGGAACGAATTGAACAACAGCCTGACCCGCTATCTCGAGGAGCTGGAATTGACGCGGGAGCGGGTGGGGCTGGTCCTCGAGGCCGAGGACAGACGTTTGAGCGTGCGCATGAATCGCACGATGTACCGCTTCGGGATCATCACCGGAATCTTTTTGCCGATGAGTTTTCTGACCGGTCTTTTGGGTATCAACGTCGGCGGTATTCCGTTCTCTGCCAGCCCGTATGGCTTCCTGATTGCCTGCCTGATGATGATCTCGGTGGCACTGGGGCAGTGGTGGTTATTCCGACGTTTGCGCTGGGTATGACGATGCGCCATGTGACCCGGGTAAATTTGACCGCGTCTTTCACAGACATCACGAGAGGTGCGTATGCACGATCCGTTTGAACAGTCTTTGCGTGACATGCTGAACGCTTCGCCGTCCACCCGCGACGACGATGCGTGTCTTGGGCGCGTCCTGAAAACCGCCAACCGCCAGGTCGGCGCTGGTGATCTGTTCAGCCTGCTGGGCCGCTGGTTGCCCGCGCTGATGATTGCCTTGAACAACGGATCGGCTCACGTCTCGCCGGTTTCCCGTCACCGTAAACCTACCGTTCGCACTGCTGATAAGGCTGATTGAATATGGAACTTGATCTCTGGACTCAGAGCCTCGTCACTGCAATGACTGCGTTATGGACCAAGGTTGCGAATTTCATTCCGAACCTGTTCGGCGCACTGGTCGTGCTGCTGTTGGGTTTCGTCGTAGCGAAACTTTTGGATACTTTGCTGTCCAAGTTGCTCGCCAAGCTCGGTCTCGACCGCTTGATGGGCGGCACCGGTCTGACAAAATTGCTGTCCCGGGCCGGCCTTCAAGTGCCGATTTCGACGCTGATAGGCAAAATTGTCTATTGGTTCGTTTTGCTGATTTTTCTGGTTTCCGCAGCAGAATCGCTTGGACTTGAGCGAGTTTCGGCTACGCTGGACATGCTTGCGCTGTATTTGCCGAAAGTGTTTGGCGCCGCGCTGGTGCTGCTGGTAGGTGTTTTGCTGGCACAACTGGCCAATGGGCTGGTGCGAGGTGCGGCAGAGGGCGTAGGGCTGGATTACGCCGCCGGGCTGGGGCGAATTGCCCAGGGCCTGGTGATTATCATCAGTATTTCGGTCGCAATCAGCCAGTTGGAGGTCAAGACTGACCTGCTCAACCATGTGATTGTGATTGTTTTGATTACCGTTGGTCTGGCAGTGGCGCTGGCCATGGGGTTGGGAAGCCGGGAAATTGCCGGTCAGATTCTTGCGGGAATCTATGTGCGTGAGTTGTATCAGGTTGGGCAACAAGTGCGTGTTGGCGAGGTCGAAGGTCAGATCGAAGAGATCGGCACGGTTAAGACCACATTGCTGACCGATGAGGGTGAGCTAGTCTCTCTCTCTAATCGGATTCTCCTGGAGCAGCATGTGAGTAGCCGCTAACCCGGCAAACCCTGCTAATGTATGCCGCCGCAAAATGCCCTGAAGGGCTGCGGCGGACATTGACCTGACTGTCGGCCAGACTTGTTTTGAATAAAGCTCAATCGCTCTCCACGCGCTACGACCCCCGCGAGCTCTCTGATGAGGAGTTGGTCGCGCGCTCGCATACCGAGCTGTTTCACGTAACGCGCGCCTATGAAGAATTGATGCGCCGTTACCAACGAACATTATTTAACGTTTGTGCACGATATCTTGGGAACGATCGCGATGCAGACGATGTCTGTCAGGAAGTGATGTTGAAGGTGTTGTATGGCTTGAAGAACTTCGAAGGTAAATCGAAGTTCAAGACATGGCTATATAGCATCACGTACAACGAGTGCATCACACAGTATCGGAAAGAACGGCGAAAGCGTCGCTTGATGGACGCATTGAGTCTGGACCCCCTCGAGGAAGCGTCTGAAGAAAAGGCGCCGAAACCCGAGGAGAAGGGCGGGCTTGATCGCTGGCTAGTGTATGTGAACCCGATTGACCGTGAAATTCTGGTGCTACGATTTGTCGCAGAGCTAGAGTTTCAGGAGATCGCAGACATCATGCACATGGGTTTGAGTGCGACAAAAATGCGTTACAAACGCGCTCTAGACAAATTGCGTGAGAAATTTGCAGGCATTGCTGAAACTTAGTTCGGCGCAAATATCTCTTACGTGTAGGCAAGTTCTGATAGACTTGCCGCCGAGTTGTCCCCCGGTTTGCGGGACTGCTTCACAATCACCAGATGGGGATTTAACGGATGAAACTGAAAAACACCTTGGGCTTGGCCATTGGTTCTCTTATTGCGGCCACTTCGTTCGGCGCATTGGCACAAGGCCAAGGCGCAGTTGAAATCGAAGGCTTTGCAAAGAAAGAGTATTACGATAGCCAGCGCGATTTCAAAAACGACGGCAACCTGTTCGGTGGTTCGGTTGGTTACTTCCTGACCGACGACGTTGAACTGCGTCTGGGCTACGACGAAGTGCACAACGTTCGTAGCGAGTCGGGCAAGAACATCAAGGGCTCCAACACTGCCCTGGACGCTCTGTACCACTTCAACAACCCAGGCGACATGCTGCGTCCGTACGTTTCGGCCGGCTTCTCCGATCAGAGCATCGGTCAGAACGATCGCGGTGGTCGTAACGGTTCCACCTTCGCCAACGTTGGCGGCGGTGCCAAGCTGTACTTCACTGACAATTTCTACGCCCGTGCCGGCGTTGAAGCTCAGTACAACATCGACCAAGGTGACACCGAGTGGGCTCCAAGCGTCGGTATCGGTGTGAACTTCGGTGGCGGCTCCAAGCCTGCAGCTGCTCCAGTTCCAGCACCAGCTGAAGTCTGCTCCGACAGCGACAACGATGGCGTTTGCGACAACGTTGACAAGTGCCCGGACACCCCAGCCAACGTAACTGTTGACGCTGATGGCTGCCCAGCAGTTGCCGAAGTCGTTCGTGTTGAGCTGGACGTTAAGTTCGATTTCGACAAATCTGTTGTTAAAACCAACAGCTACGGCGACATCAAGAACCTGGCTGACTTCATGAAGCAGTACCCATCCACCACCACTACTGTTGAAGGTCACACTGACAACGTCGGTCCTGACGCTTACAACCAGAAACTGTCTGAGCGTCGTGCAAACGCCGTTAAGCAAGTTCTGACCAACCAGTACGGTGTTGAATCGTCCCGCGTTCAGTCTGTTGGCTACGGCGAATCCCGCCCAGTTGCTGACAACAAAACTGACGCTGGCCGCGCTGTAAACCGTCGCGTAGAAGCGCAGGTTGAAGCTCAAGCTAAGTAATTAGCCCGCAGCTCTGAGAAAAGCCCGGCTTAGGCCGGGCTTTTCTTTGTCTGCGATTTGGGTTTTCGAATCACCGGCCCCCCTGTAGGAGCCGGCTTGCCGGCGATGGTCGTCAACGATGACGCTTTAAGCCTGACACGCTGCGGTGATCTCAAGTTCTTCGCCAGCGAGCTGGCTCCTACAGGTTTCGGGGCGTGCCGCTACAACACCGATCACCAGAATCGCCGGGCTTTTCAACTCAAAGGCGCAGGCATCTTCCTCCATCGCTGTCAGATCGCTCCGACATTCCCGTTGATGCGGCAGGGAAGCGTTTTCAATCATCGCCACCGGCGTATCCGCCGCCATCCCTCCGGCCAGCAGTTGCTCGCGAATTTCACTGAGCTTCGCCACGCCCATGTACACCACCAGCGTTGTGCCACTTTGCGCCAGGGCTTGCCAATTCAGGCTGCTGCCATCCTGAGTGTGGGCCGTGACCAGCGTCACGCCGCGCGCCACGCCCCGCAGGGTCAGCGGAATATCGCATTGCGTCGCACCGGCCAGCCCGGCGGTGATGCCATTGACCAGCTCCACGTCGACCCCGCGTTCGCGCAGCCACTGCGCTTCTTCACCGCCCCGCCCAAAAATGCACGGATCGCCACCCTTGAGCCGCACCACGCATTTGCCGTGGCGGGCATAACGCAGCATCAATCGATGAATGAACGCCTGAGGCGTCGAGCGACAGCCACCGCGCTTGCCCACCGGAATGATCCGCGCCTGCGGGCAATGTTCCAGCACGGCGCCATTCACCAGATCGTCGATCAGCACCACATCCGCTTCGCTCAACGCCCTGACGGCTTTGAGGGTCAGCAATTCCGGGTCACCAGGACCCGCACCCACCAGCCAGACTTTTGCGTTCATAGTGTTTTCCTCACGAGATGACGGCGATCGGCTGTGCCGTGGTGGCCAGCAAACGCTTGATTTCCGGGACGCACGAGCCGCATTGCGTGCCGCAGCCCAATTCCTGTTTCAACCCCTGCAAATCCAGGCCCCGACGGATACCGGCACAGACCGCGCCTTGGCTGACGTTTTTGCAGTTGCACAGGGTTTTAGTGCCGGCAACCGATGTGGTGGCGTTGCCCGGTGGTGCGCTCAGTGGTGCAAGCAGCCAGCGCCGCAGTTGTTCATCGGCGCGACCTTCCAGCCAAAGGTCCTGCAGCCA contains:
- the ppsA gene encoding phosphoenolpyruvate synthase: MVEYVVSLDKLGKHDVEHVGGKNASLGEMISNLAGAGVSVPGGFATTAQAYRDFLELSGLNDQIHAALDALDVDDVNALAKTGAQIRQWIMEAEFPEKLNTEIRTAFATLSAGNPDMAVAVRSSATAEDLPDASFAGQQETFLNIRGVENVIRAAKEVFASLFNDRAISYRVHQGFDHKLVALSAGVQRMVRSETGTAGVMFTLDTESGFRDVVFITGAYGLGETVVQGAVNPDEFYVHKGTLAAGRPAILRRNLGSKAIKMIYGEVATAGKSVKTIDVDKADRARFCLSDAEVSELAKQAMIIEKHYQCPMDIEWAKDGDDGKLYIVQARPETVKSRTQANVMERYLLKETGTVLVEGRAIGQRIGAGKVRIIKDVSEMDKVQPGDVLVSDMTDPDWEPVMKRASAIVTNRGGRTCHAAIIARELGIPAVVGCGNATQLLKDGQGVTVSCAEGDTGYIFEGELGFDIKKNSVDAMPDLPFKIMMNVGNPDRAFDFAQLPNAGVGLARLEFIINRMIGVHPKALLNYDGLPQEIKDSVDKRIAGYNDPVGFYVEKLVEGISTLAAAFYPKKVIVRLSDFKSNEYANLIGGKLYEPEEENPMLGFRGASRYISESFRDCFELECRALKRVRNEMGLTNVEIMVPFVRTLGEASQVVDLLAENGLARGDNGLRVIMMCELPSNAILAEEFLEFFDGFSIGSNDLTQLTLGLDRDSGIIAHLFDERNPAVKKLLANAIAACNKAGKYIGICGQGPSDHPDLAKWLMEQGIESVSLNPDSVLETWFFLAEGQASA
- a CDS encoding alpha/beta fold hydrolase; this translates as MQSSSNLFPVALISAERRGDLSEDVYRLKPGNSPDGTVELAVTRLGMADAPAHGGVPVILLHGSFSNRRFWFSPKGLGLGAYLARLGFDVWIAEMRGHGLSQRNQNYRKNRVADYARYDLPAIGAFVREQSGQVPHWIGHSLGGITLAAALGGGYIGEPVVASAAFFGTQVSRTYWPLKIPPVEWSGRFILKRFAQLSGSRLKRGPEDEPIGLALESMRWYGLFGRFGDADKDWWAGLADVQSPVLAVSAVSDHQDPAWACRKLFDQIGSEHKQFINLGREQGFGDNFGHVEMLVSKAAQAEVWPLVARWLSDQHTPLLGEKADLASAV
- the rraA gene encoding ribonuclease E activity regulator RraA translates to MNHYLTPDLCDAYPELVQVLEPMFSNFGGRDSFGGEIVTIKCFEDNSLVKEQAELKGNGKVLVVDGGGSLRRALLGDMIAEKAAKNGWEGMVIYGCIRDVDVIAQTDLGVQALASHPMKTDKRGIGDLNVVVTFAGVTFRPGEYIYADNNGVIISPSPLKMPE
- a CDS encoding zinc transporter ZntB, coding for MFEEENAQWGLVHALVLDGKGGARSIARTELDDLQLQAHESLWLHWDRSHPQTQTWLRKSSGLSEFSCDLLLEENTRPRLLQLSDSELLLFLRGVNLNPGAEPEDMVSVRIFASAQRVISLRLRPLRATDELLVQLAEGKGPKTASELILYMAQYLTNKVQDLVSCLSEVVDEEEEKLDADERYSPEHDSILQIRRRAAALKRFLAPQRDIFGQLTRIKLPWFVEDDGDYWNELNNSLTRYLEELELTRERVGLVLEAEDRRLSVRMNRTMYRFGIITGIFLPMSFLTGLLGINVGGIPFSASPYGFLIACLMMISVALGQWWLFRRLRWV
- a CDS encoding mechanosensitive ion channel family protein; this encodes MELDLWTQSLVTAMTALWTKVANFIPNLFGALVVLLLGFVVAKLLDTLLSKLLAKLGLDRLMGGTGLTKLLSRAGLQVPISTLIGKIVYWFVLLIFLVSAAESLGLERVSATLDMLALYLPKVFGAALVLLVGVLLAQLANGLVRGAAEGVGLDYAAGLGRIAQGLVIIISISVAISQLEVKTDLLNHVIVIVLITVGLAVALAMGLGSREIAGQILAGIYVRELYQVGQQVRVGEVEGQIEEIGTVKTTLLTDEGELVSLSNRILLEQHVSSR
- the sigX gene encoding RNA polymerase sigma factor SigX — its product is MNKAQSLSTRYDPRELSDEELVARSHTELFHVTRAYEELMRRYQRTLFNVCARYLGNDRDADDVCQEVMLKVLYGLKNFEGKSKFKTWLYSITYNECITQYRKERRKRRLMDALSLDPLEEASEEKAPKPEEKGGLDRWLVYVNPIDREILVLRFVAELEFQEIADIMHMGLSATKMRYKRALDKLREKFAGIAET
- a CDS encoding OmpA family protein; its protein translation is MKLKNTLGLAIGSLIAATSFGALAQGQGAVEIEGFAKKEYYDSQRDFKNDGNLFGGSVGYFLTDDVELRLGYDEVHNVRSESGKNIKGSNTALDALYHFNNPGDMLRPYVSAGFSDQSIGQNDRGGRNGSTFANVGGGAKLYFTDNFYARAGVEAQYNIDQGDTEWAPSVGIGVNFGGGSKPAAAPVPAPAEVCSDSDNDGVCDNVDKCPDTPANVTVDADGCPAVAEVVRVELDVKFDFDKSVVKTNSYGDIKNLADFMKQYPSTTTTVEGHTDNVGPDAYNQKLSERRANAVKQVLTNQYGVESSRVQSVGYGESRPVADNKTDAGRAVNRRVEAQVEAQAK
- the cobA gene encoding uroporphyrinogen-III C-methyltransferase gives rise to the protein MNAKVWLVGAGPGDPELLTLKAVRALSEADVVLIDDLVNGAVLEHCPQARIIPVGKRGGCRSTPQAFIHRLMLRYARHGKCVVRLKGGDPCIFGRGGEEAQWLRERGVDVELVNGITAGLAGATQCDIPLTLRGVARGVTLVTAHTQDGSSLNWQALAQSGTTLVVYMGVAKLSEIREQLLAGGMAADTPVAMIENASLPHQRECRSDLTAMEEDACAFELKSPAILVIGVVAARPETCRSQLAGEELEITAACQA